One Cucurbita pepo mitochondrion, complete genome DNA segment encodes these proteins:
- the nad9 gene encoding NADH dehydrogenase subunit 9 encodes MDNQFIFKYSWETLPKKWVKKRERSEHGNRLDTNTDYLFQLLCFLKLHTYTRVQVLIDICGVDYPSRKRRFAVVYNLLSTRYNSRIRVQTRADEVTRISSVVSLFPSAGWWEREVWDMFGVSFINHPDLRRILTDYGFEGHPLRKDFPLSGYVEVRYDDPEKRVVSEPIEMTQEFRYFDFASPWEQRSDR; translated from the coding sequence ATGGATAACCAATCCATTTTCAAATATAGTTGGGAGACTCTCCCCAAGAAATGGGTCAAAAAAAGAGAAAGATCGGAACATGGGAATAGATCGGATACCAATACGGACTACCTATTTCAATTGTTGTGCTTTCTCAAATTGCATACCTATACAAGGGTTCAAGTTTCGATCGATATTTGCGGAGTTGATTATCCCTCTCGAAAACGCAGATTTGCAGTGGTCTATAATTTACTGAGTACTCGGTATAACTCACGCATTCGTGTACAAACCCGTGCAGACGAAGTAACACGAATATCTCCGGTAGTCAGTCTATTTCCATCAGCCGGCCGGTGGGAGCGAGAAGTTTGGGATATGTTTGGTGTTTCTTCCATCAATCATCCGGATCTACGCCGTATATCAACAGATTATGGTTTCGAGGGGCATCCATTACGAAAAGACCTTCCTCTGAGTGGATATGTGGAAGTACGCTATGATGATCCAGAGAAACGTGTGGTTTCTGAACCCATTGAGATGACCCAAGAATTTCGCTATTTCGATTTTGCTAGTCCTTGGGAACAGCGTAGCGACAGATAA
- the sdh4 gene encoding succinate dehydrogenase subunit 4 (predicted C to U RNA editing creates stop codon), with the protein MVLAFCRRGSVIPICLYLLVGRYMKEQNSALRNSSSKTKRTGLFQRITAAFLLPLIIIYKKVSSTFLPNLSVFWHINSGIEEIMADHVHQEMTRNWILVYLRLFLLIVIKDVFLSLISFPNKSKNLMD; encoded by the coding sequence ATGGTACTGGCATTTTGTAGACGTGGTTCGGTTATTCCTATTTGTCTCTATCTATTGGTGGGGAGGTATATGAAAGAACAAAACAGTGCATTGAGGAATTCAAGCTCGAAGACAAAGAGAACCGGGCTATTCCAAAGAATTACAGCAGCTTTCCTTCTTCCTTTAATTATTATATACAAAAAAGTCTCTTCCACTTTCCTACCAAATCTATCTGTATTCTGGCACATAAATTCAGGGATCGAAGAGATTATGGCAGATCATGTTCACCAAGAAATGACCCGAAATTGGATCTTAGTCTATTTGAGATTGTTCCTTTTAATCGTAATCAAAGATGTTTTCTTGTCTCTCATTTCTTTTCCGAATAAATCGAAGAACCTAATGGATCGA
- the rps12 gene encoding ribosomal protein S12, protein MPTLNQLIRHGREEKRRTDRTRALDQCPQKQGVCLRLSTRTPKKPNSALRKIAKVRLSNRHDIFAHIPGEGHNLQEHSMVLIRGGRVKDLPGVKFHCIRGVKDLLGIPDRRRGRSKYGAEKPKSI, encoded by the coding sequence ATGCCCACATTAAATCAATTGATTCGTCATGGTAGAGAAGAAAAACGGCGCACGGACCGTACTCGAGCTTCGGATCAATGTCCCCAGAAGCAAGGAGTACGCCCCCGTCTTTCAACGAGAACACCGAAAAAACCTAATTCAGCTCCACGTAAGATAGCCAAAGTACGGTTGAGCAATCGACATGATATATTTGCTCACATTCCGGGCGAAGGTCATAATTTGCAGGAACATTCTATGGTCTTAATAAGAGGAGGTAGAGTGAAAGATTCGCCAGGTGTGAAATCCCATTGTATTCGAGGAGTCAAGGATTTGCTGGGAATTCCGGATCGAAGAAGAGGAAGATCTAAATATGGTGCAGAAAAACCTAAATCGATATGA
- the nad3 gene encoding NADH dehydrogenase subunit 3, producing the protein MLEFAPICIYLVISLLVSLILLGLPFLFASNSSTYPEKLSAYECGFDPFGDARSRFDIRFYLVSILFIIFDLEVTFFFPWAVSLNKIDLFGFWSMMAFLFILTIGFLYEWKRGALDWE; encoded by the coding sequence ATGTCAGAATTTGCACCTATTTGTATCTATTTAGTGATCAGTCTGCTAGTTTCTTTGATCCCACTCGGTCTTCCTTTTCCATTTGCTTCCAATAGTTCAACCTATCCAGAAAAATTGTCGGCCTATGAATGTGGTTTCGATCCTTCCGGTGATGCCAGAAGTCGTTTCGATATACGATTTTATCTTGTTTCCATTTTATTTATTATCCTTGATCCGGAAGTCACCTTTTCTTTTCCTTGGGCAGTACCTCTCAACAAGATTGATCTGTTTGGATCTTGGTCCATGATGGCCTTTTTATTTATTTTGACGATTGGATTTCTCTATGAATGGAAAAGGGGTGCTTTGGATCGGGAGTAA
- the rps1 gene encoding ribosomal protein S1, translating to MSIYLSRSFPRSNSSFFLRSGNALQSSVLRLREEMFLVDAGPGTPRICMQDEPTGVPINRAARFENKVGFLDLVAGESLIKEPILERFFIDLVAGESLIKERAAAGFNDLVGSTDVVAGEPLFILPRRFRQNRAWMELNKIWQTNTKVKGFIIEKVKGGYSVAIAGFITFLPFRPLISQRISNERFTIESINPKTTNIVVF from the coding sequence ATGAGCATCTATTTGAGTCGATCATTTCCAAGATCTAATTCTAGTTTTTTCTTACGTAGTGGAAACGCCTTACAATCTTCAGTTTTACGCTTAAGGGAAGAAATGTTCTTGGTGGATGCAGGACCTGGGACCCCCAGAATTTGTATGCAAGATGAGCCTACAGGAGTGCCAATCAACCGAGCCGCCAGGTTTGAGAATAAGGTGGGATCCCTGGATCTAGTGGCCGGTGAATCACTGATCAAAGAGCCTATTTTGGAGAGATTCTTCATCGATCTAGTGGCCGGCGAATCACTGATCAAAGAGCGAGCAGCCGCCGGGTTTAATGATTTGGTGGGATCCACAGATGTAGTGGCTGGTGAACCGCTTTTTATTCTTCCACGAAGATTCAGACAAAACCGAGCTTGGATGGAACTGAACAAGATTTGGCAAACGAATACAAAAGTCAAAGGCTTTATTATTGAGAAAGTCAAAGGAGGTTATTCAGTAGCCATCGCGGGTTTCATTACTTTTCTTCCATTCCGGCCTCTCATAAGTCAAAGGATATCGAATGAGAGATTCACCATTGAGAGCATTAACCCAAAAACAACGAATATTGTGGTGTTCTAA
- the cox3 gene encoding cytochrome c oxidase subunit 3 has translation MIESQRHSFHLVDPSPWPISGSLGALATTVGGVMYMHSFQGGATLISLGLIFILYTMFVWWRDVLRESTLEGHHTKVVQLGLRYGFILFIVSEVMFFLAFFWAFFHSSLAPTVEIGGIWPPKGIGVLDPWEIPFLNTLILLSSGAAVTWAHHAILAGKEKGAVYALVATVLLALVFTGFQGMEYYQAPFTISDSIYGSTFFLATGFHGFHVIIGTLFLIICGIRQYLGHLTKEHHVGFEAAAWYWHFVDVVWLFLFVSIYWWGGI, from the coding sequence ATGATTGAATCTCAGAGGCATTCTTTTCATTTGGTAGATCCAAGCCCATGGCCCATTTCGGGTTCACTCGGAGCTTTGGCAACCACCGTAGGAGGTGTGATGTACATGCACTCATTTCAAGGGGGTGCAACACTGATCAGTTTGGGCCTCATATTTATCCTATATACCATGTTCGTATGGTGGCGCGATGTTCTACGTGAATCCACGTTGGAAGGACATCATACCAAAGTCGTACAATTAGGACTTCGATATGGGTTTATTCTGTTTATCGTATCGGAGGTGATGTTCCTTTTAGCTTTTTTTCGGGCTTCTTCTCATTCTTCTTTGGCACCCACAGTAGAGATCGGAGGTATTTGGCCCCCAAAAGGGATTGGGGTTTTAGATCCTCGGGAAATCCCTTTTCTTAATACCCTGATTCTCCTTTCATCCGGAGCTGCCGTAACTTGGGCTCATCATGCTATACTCGCGGGGAAGGAAAAAGGAGCTGTTTACGCTTTAGTAGCTACCGTTTCACTGGCTCTAGTATTCACAGGCTTTCAAGGAATGGAATATTATCAAGCACCCTTTACTATTTCTGATAGTATTTATGGTTCTACCTTTTTCTTAGCAACTGGCTTTCATGGGTTTCATGTGATTATAGGTACTCTTTTCTTGATCATATGTGGTATTCGCCAATATCTTGGTCATCTGACCAAGGAGCATCACGTTGGCTTTGAAGCAGCTGCATGGTACTGGCATTTTGTAGACGTGGTTCGGTTATTCCTATTTGTCTCTATCTATTGGTGGGGAGGTATATGA